From Elaeis guineensis isolate ETL-2024a chromosome 16, EG11, whole genome shotgun sequence, a single genomic window includes:
- the LOC105059384 gene encoding putative invertase inhibitor: protein MRPSVSLYLLALIFLFQISTLSASSTLKKVCNFLGGDYVTPKYCINTLKTDPRSRSADAQGLGVIAVQLTTTKATVIKSKLEELLKNASSPHADKALEACHQLYSDLIPSLKWAANSMASKLNRGAKAVLNVAISVPASCDELGVQSISKDGNAFSNLTNLARAIARYLVA from the coding sequence ATGAGGCCCTCTGTATCTCTCTATCTTCTTGCTCTTATCTTCCTCTTCCAAATCTCCACCCTTTCTGCCAGTAGTACTCTCAAAAAAGTATGTAATTTTCTTGGGGGCGATTATGTTACCCCTAAGTACTGCATCAACACTCTTAAGACCGATCCTCGTAGTCGCTCCGCTGATGCCCAAGGGCTAGGGGTTATTGCAGTCCAGCTCACCACTACCAAAGCCACAGTCATCAAGTCCAAACTTGAGGAGCTCTTAAAGAATGCTTCCAGTCCACATGCTGATAAAGCCTTGGAGGCCTGCCACCAACTCTACTCGGACTTGATCCCTTCTCTAAAATGGGCAGCCAATTCTATGGCATCAAAGCTCAATCGTGGTGCCAAAGCTGTGCTCAATGTCGCCATATCGGTGCCAGCGAGCTGCGACGAGCTAGGGGTGCAATCAATCAGTAAAGATGGCAATGCTTTCTCAAACTTGACCAACCTTGCTCGTGCCATTGCTCGTTATTTGGTGGCATAG